One window of Alkaliphilus metalliredigens QYMF genomic DNA carries:
- a CDS encoding TetR/AcrR family transcriptional regulator, producing MKVGVSLITNPFTQLELNVYQKRTLDILEISESILLRYGYSKSTIDEIASVAKLGKGTIYLHWKSKDELFQALFHKISAEIIYQVLLEVQKDKSIVHFDKFISTIYRICYDRELIVALFTKDTKLLGRFIDKKNSSQSQEMKFKSLTNSLQMYRQYNLVKEDVSIKTQTHTIHMLLIGIFTYDNYIAEDLNINKKVEILENIIRNTFVTDTCIKIEDSLYNFILKSLKNLLYFYTDQALNKTIK from the coding sequence ATGAAAGTAGGTGTTTCTTTGATAACGAATCCTTTTACTCAACTTGAATTGAATGTGTATCAAAAAAGAACCCTTGATATTCTTGAAATATCAGAGTCTATATTATTAAGATATGGTTATTCAAAAAGTACTATTGATGAAATAGCATCTGTTGCTAAATTAGGTAAAGGTACAATCTACTTGCATTGGAAAAGCAAGGATGAGCTGTTTCAAGCACTATTCCACAAAATTTCTGCTGAAATCATATATCAAGTGCTACTGGAAGTTCAAAAAGATAAAAGTATAGTTCATTTTGATAAATTCATCTCTACAATTTATAGGATTTGTTACGATCGAGAACTTATTGTCGCATTATTTACAAAGGATACTAAATTACTTGGTCGTTTCATAGATAAGAAAAATTCATCACAATCTCAAGAAATGAAATTCAAAAGTCTAACAAACAGTTTGCAAATGTATAGACAATACAACTTAGTTAAAGAGGATGTATCTATTAAAACGCAGACACACACTATACATATGCTCTTAATTGGGATATTTACTTACGACAATTACATAGCTGAAGACTTGAATATAAACAAAAAAGTGGAGATATTAGAAAATATCATCAGAAACACATTTGTTACTGACACTTGTATCAAAATTGAAGATTCATTATACAATTTCATACTGAAATCACTTAAAAATTTGTTATATTTTTACACGGACCAGGCTCTAAATAAAACCATTAAATAA
- a CDS encoding TolB-like translocation protein translates to MKKIKVLKSIFLILLLLTLIACGAQRDGNEVIQEPVENENEIENTDKDDEPLVSVERIESYENMEISDWLDENTVIVSKENDSLEKMRLEELSDLYPRSLYSYNINTNEYKLVKEQENIFLGGAVLSGDNKHLLYYGNSLGDPIYYVMNLDTLEAFNIAGAYSANWADNGVVVGGSYRGGAYSASTSGEISPLGDFENESLFIVRKINDRVYYNTNSDTSLMVLDLISKQSNSLNIDNVYDVLPSPEGEQLLVLQIKDSRKNLILCDSDGGNIQILAEGEEIGGVSWSLDQRMIAYSIKDTLGEGIYVYDLLENKEIKIVSDVESSIIHWSPSGEKLVYLEYSEVDHKSSVVYMKYDID, encoded by the coding sequence TTGAAAAAGATTAAAGTATTAAAAAGTATATTTCTTATTTTGCTACTTTTAACCCTTATTGCCTGTGGTGCACAAAGAGATGGCAATGAAGTGATTCAAGAACCTGTAGAAAATGAAAATGAGATAGAAAATACAGATAAAGACGACGAACCGCTTGTATCAGTGGAAAGAATTGAAAGCTATGAGAATATGGAGATTTCTGATTGGTTAGATGAGAATACTGTAATTGTTTCAAAAGAAAATGACTCGTTAGAAAAAATGAGATTAGAGGAACTTTCAGATTTATATCCCAGAAGTCTTTACTCATACAACATCAATACGAATGAATATAAGCTTGTAAAAGAACAAGAGAATATTTTCTTAGGTGGTGCAGTATTATCTGGAGACAATAAGCATCTGCTTTATTATGGTAATTCTTTAGGAGATCCTATTTATTATGTTATGAATCTGGATACTTTAGAAGCTTTTAATATTGCAGGAGCTTATAGCGCCAATTGGGCGGATAATGGTGTTGTTGTCGGAGGTAGTTACAGGGGAGGGGCTTATTCAGCAAGCACATCTGGGGAAATATCTCCATTAGGTGATTTTGAAAATGAATCGTTATTTATTGTGAGAAAAATAAATGATAGGGTTTATTATAATACAAACTCTGATACATCCTTAATGGTGTTGGATCTTATATCAAAACAGAGTAATAGTTTGAACATTGATAATGTTTATGATGTATTACCATCACCAGAAGGAGAACAACTACTTGTTCTACAAATTAAAGATTCTAGAAAAAACCTTATTCTTTGTGATAGTGATGGAGGAAATATTCAAATCCTCGCAGAAGGTGAAGAAATAGGAGGCGTTTCATGGTCTCTGGATCAGAGAATGATTGCTTACAGTATAAAGGATACACTTGGAGAGGGGATTTATGTTTATGATCTATTAGAAAATAAGGAGATTAAAATAGTGTCAGATGTAGAAAGCTCAATTATTCACTGGAGTCCTTCTGGAGAAAAATTGGTTTATTTGGAGTATAGTGAAGTTGATCATAAAAGTAGTGTTGTTTATATGAAATATGATATAGATTAA
- a CDS encoding helix-turn-helix transcriptional regulator — MYTEKVPEVEASLQYIQDNIFDSLSLDEIAHKVGYSPYHFTRIFKAHMGIPLFYYISSLRLQKAKDLLLHTDLTIRDIALEVGQQSLGTFTTRFTQKVGVSPAVFRRTATDAGKALQTLKLLDDRHLDNTSSGGQCSIFGNIETEIPYQGVVLIGLFPKPIPEGVPLYGTLVSLPSGFCLSGVRPGTYYLMATSVSWEMQAESILLTQKTLRTRFHKPLMISPGTVIPHLNVKLHQPQLDDPPILVSLPLLMKRFLGQIHQKSNP; from the coding sequence ATGTATACTGAAAAAGTTCCTGAGGTTGAAGCATCTCTTCAATATATTCAGGATAATATTTTTGACTCCTTATCATTGGATGAGATTGCACATAAAGTGGGTTATAGTCCGTATCATTTTACACGTATTTTTAAGGCTCATATGGGTATACCACTTTTTTACTATATCTCTTCTCTCCGTTTGCAAAAAGCCAAGGACTTATTACTGCACACGGATTTGACCATCCGTGATATCGCATTAGAAGTGGGGCAACAAAGTCTTGGAACCTTTACCACACGTTTTACACAGAAAGTGGGCGTATCACCTGCTGTTTTTCGACGAACGGCTACTGATGCAGGAAAAGCACTTCAAACCCTTAAACTCCTTGACGACAGACACTTAGATAACACATCTTCTGGTGGACAGTGTAGCATTTTCGGAAACATTGAAACTGAGATTCCTTATCAAGGAGTCGTGCTGATTGGACTCTTTCCCAAACCAATTCCCGAAGGAGTCCCCCTGTACGGCACATTGGTTTCTCTACCTAGTGGGTTTTGTCTATCGGGGGTAAGACCAGGTACCTATTATCTTATGGCTACCTCCGTTTCTTGGGAAATGCAGGCAGAGAGCATATTACTTACCCAAAAGACCTTACGAACTCGATTCCATAAGCCACTTATGATTAGCCCTGGTACAGTTATTCCACACCTGAATGTCAAACTCCATCAGCCACAATTGGACGACCCTCCAATTCTAGTTTCCCTACCCCTATTAATGAAAAGATTTCTTGGTCAGATCCATCAAAAGAGCAATCCATGA
- a CDS encoding VOC family protein, translated as MSKIIPHLWFDKEADEASRFYLSVFKDSKLKYKTTLNDTPSGAVDMLTIELEGQEFMLLSAGPLFKLTPAVSFLIACNSKEEVDMLWEKLIENGETLMPLDAYPFSEKYGWLIDQYGLSWQVMYMEDYEIKQKITPTLMFVGDQCGNTEEAINFYTDVFNDSKIDDISRYGEDSAPDKPGTILHAQFTLENQDFAAMDSARQHDFTFNEAISFVVNCETQEEIDYYWDRLSAVPEAEACGWLKDKFGFSWQILPSIMDDMMQTKDPKKLQQVTEAFLKMKKFDVAELIKVYNHTD; from the coding sequence ATGTCAAAAATTATTCCACACTTATGGTTTGATAAGGAAGCTGATGAAGCATCGAGATTTTATCTGTCTGTATTTAAAGATTCTAAACTAAAGTACAAAACCACTCTAAATGATACACCATCGGGAGCAGTGGATATGCTTACAATTGAGCTGGAAGGGCAAGAATTTATGTTGCTGTCAGCAGGTCCCTTATTTAAGCTTACACCGGCAGTATCATTTCTAATTGCTTGTAACTCCAAGGAAGAAGTTGACATGCTATGGGAGAAGCTGATTGAAAACGGTGAAACACTCATGCCTTTAGATGCCTATCCATTTAGTGAAAAATATGGTTGGCTAATTGATCAATACGGTCTTTCTTGGCAGGTGATGTACATGGAAGATTACGAGATCAAGCAAAAAATTACACCAACATTGATGTTTGTTGGAGATCAGTGTGGAAATACTGAAGAAGCCATCAATTTCTATACTGATGTATTTAATGATTCGAAAATTGACGATATTTCAAGATATGGCGAAGATAGTGCGCCTGACAAACCTGGAACCATCCTGCACGCTCAATTTACCCTTGAAAACCAAGATTTTGCAGCAATGGATAGTGCCCGCCAACATGATTTTACCTTTAATGAGGCGATATCATTTGTTGTGAATTGCGAAACCCAAGAAGAAATAGACTATTATTGGGACAGGCTTTCTGCAGTTCCAGAAGCAGAGGCATGTGGCTGGCTAAAGGATAAATTTGGATTTTCATGGCAAATACTACCTTCCATTATGGATGACATGATGCAAACAAAGGATCCTAAAAAACTGCAACAAGTGACAGAAGCCTTTCTCAAGATGAAAAAATTTGATGTTGCTGAATTGATAAAGGTGTATAATCATACCGACTAG